Genomic window (Bombus pascuorum chromosome 8, iyBomPasc1.1, whole genome shotgun sequence):
TCGGTTAACTTGTTTCTTGCAGAGATGACACCTTGCCGATCGAATTTCATCAGCTCTTCGATCACGCGCACGCTGCCCTGCATCGCCGCTATGTGGGCGCAAGTGTTCCCATCTTTGGTACACGCCATCACTAAGCTGGGGTGTCTTTGAAGGAACAGCTGGGCCACCTCCGCATAGTTGTTCATCGCTGCAGCATGAATCGGTTTCTGACCTTGATCGTCGGTCGCGTCTATACTTGCCCCGAGTTCGAGTAGAAGCTTGCACACTTCCAATTGGCCAGCACCAGCTGCCAAATGAAGGGGTGTCTGTTTTCTCAGCGTAAGAACGTCTATCGCAGCCCCGTGGTCCTGCACAAGGAACTTGACGAGATGCGAGTAGCCGTTCATCGCTGCCAAGTGCAACGCTGTTCTACCGACTCTGGACTTTGAGTTTATGAACGCTTTGTTCGCCAACAACGCATCGCAGACTTGTAAGTAGCCGTGCTCGGCAGCCAGGTGAAGCGCGGACCTACCCTCCAGGTCAAATACGTCTACTCTCGCGTGATTCGCCAGTAACGTGGTCACTAGCTCCATGTGACCGCGATGGGCAGCGATTAGCAACGGAGTCCAACCGACAGCGCTTTGACGATTTAACGCTTTCTGTACTTCCGTGGCTGACATACCACTTATCATCTCTGTTAGAACTTCGTTGTTTCCAGCTAACGCGCAGTGATGGAACGCTGATTCTTGAGCCTGTTTTGTTTGGAGCGAAACGTCTGCTCCACCCTCCAGAAGAGCTCGAATAACTGCGCGGTCGTCACCAGGTATTTCAACTTCCGACGGTTCGATCTGAGCAGCGTAATGTAATGCACTCGCTCCTTCGTTTGTTAAACTGTTGACGTAGGCCGTCGCTGTTTCCGGAccctttctttccttcacAAACTCGATCAAGTGTCGCACGACGTCGGCTTTGCATCCTCTACACGCCAAGTGAAGTGGTGTTTCTCCGTTCTATCGAAATGCGTTCCATCGTAACATAGAAAAAGGAAGTGACAGATAGAAGAGGAAAAATCATACCTTCGACTTGTACATAGGATCCCCGCCATCCTCCAGAAGAAGCAATAACGTCGTCAAGTTACCATGGCTCGCCGCTACGTGCACAGGTGTTTGACCGTCGTCGGTAGTCAAATTTGGCCCTGCACCAGATTTCAGTAGCATCAGCGCACATCTGTCGCCGTCAGGCACTCTGGCTGCTATGTGAAGAGGCGTTTCCCGAAGCTTTCCTCCTCGAACGTGAACTTCGGCTCCGTAACCTAACAGAGTTTCTACTACCGCAGGTTTTGCATTTTCCACGGCTATATGCAGCGCCGTGTAATTGTCGTTCGTAGTTGCGTCCACCTATGCGACAAAGAATGttcaaacaattaatttaaacgaGTAACCTCAATCAAtcgaacaaaattatatttgtgaCTTTCCATTCTAATACCTTTTCACCTCGTTGTAGGAGAGTGCTTATTATGCCAACGTGACCGTATTTGGCTGCCGTGTGAATTGACCTGGCGCCACGTTTATTTGGCATGTGCAAGTAGACGCCCTTCTTGAAGAGCATTGTCGCGCATTCCGAGTGACCGTTCAATGACGCTATATGCATCAGTGTTGATCCATCCTTCGTCCTCTCAAATATGCTGGCTTTGAATTTGTCGGCCAGCAACTCAATAATAGAAGCATGCCCGTTTTCTGCTGCTAGATGCATCGGAGTACGATCCTGATGATCAGTGATGGAGGCTGACGCTCTGACACCGTAAAAGTACTTGACGAGGGTTTCGTCACCCTCAGCGCTCGCTATATGTAATGCAGTTTGTCCATCGCCCTGGAAGAATATTCGCATTCAAAGATATCCCAGGATGTTTTCTTAAAGGTATCCAACATTTCCGCAACTCCGAGATCCTAGGATTTTCCCATACGTTTTGCATATCCACAGTCGCACCGTAGTCCACCAATATTCGCACCATATCGATGTCCCGTCTCCTAGCCGCCAGATGAAGGGCTGAGTCACCTTTAGTGGTAGTGGCACGGAGCTGATCCGGTGCCTGTTGAGCCAACAATTCCCTGCACATCGATTGATTTCCAGCTTCCACCGCCAAGAGCAAAGGTATCTTTCCTTTCTGCAATACATTATGGTGATGCAAGGACAGTGTTTTCGAAACAACTTCTTATAGACTGCGGTCCATTTCCGCTTTAGTATCGGGAGACATTAGACGGCTGGTCAGATCGATTTTCgcgaggaaagaaaaacgaatctGCTATACGATTTCCATAAATAGTCACATTCGTATGTAAGACGTAAATATCGACGTTGTGGAGCAGTTTCTCATGGAATCGCATAATCTCGCTCGTTTACGAGACAAAGAACGGAGGAACATTAAGAGGCTGGTAAGTGTGCGTGCGAGAAAGAAGGGGAAATAGATGGAAATGTGCCGAAGGGTggtagaagaagaaaaagtagaagaaacGAGCTAGAGGAGAATTATGACAGCTGTTCGGTACCAGGCCGCGATAGTCCTGGGCCATCATTCGCGTCACGCGAGAAACGTGAACGAGAATTGGGAGCGATGCGCGATAGAAATCGCGCAAAAACTGTTAATTCGATCAAGGAACGCCTGACACAAAACTGCCACGTTTGATACTTACAAGAGCGTAAAGCACTTAAGCGATAAAAGAATCGAGTTCTAGTGATTTCTTTGACGCATACTACTTACCCCATCAACTTTCAACCTAATGTCCCGGCCGGCGGCGGCCAGTAACGCTCGTAAAATTGAAGTCGCAGTACCCGTTTGTCTGGACGCGACCAGATGTACAGCTGTTTGTTGCCTGGGCTATACTCGAAGAATAAAAGAGATATCACATACGTTGAACAGTTAATAAGctgtaaaagagaaaagaaaagttcaTACTCCTCCAGTGGCATAAGGATCGACGCCCCGCTTTGACAGTAATAATTTGACGACATCCTCTCTCGAGTACATAGCCGCGATATGAAGAGCATTGTAATTGTCCTACGAAAGACGAAGACGAATTTTGTTAACGCAATTTTTAGCTTATGTATGATCGACGTGAAGATTTCATCTTCCTGCCACAGTTACTTCCGCTCGATTGAACCGAATAACTCCAACTAGCTATGGTAGATGGAAATAAATCGTAAGACCCAGCGAGATTCGCCGGGTCAAGTGGCTAGTATGGAAACCGGGTTATAAATCGCATTTTGCCGCGCCCAGAATAAGACGAATGGCTTATCGTCGATCGATTTGAAAATGACGTCGAACCGACGCGTTGGGTGGGGCTAGAAAACCCGATCCCTGCGATTAGCTATTACTTAAAGTTAATGAAGGGGCGCGCCTAAGTTTTTTCGCAGAAGTCTTGGAGATTCTCGGAGCTTGCGTAATCGCGGAAATACCCACGGAAGAGGTCACGATTGCCTAGTAGGTTTTTAATCTGCTAGGAATATTTAGGATTGGTCAAGCATGGACGTAGCCGCATAAGCATGACTACCGCGAAGAAACGCGCCGATAAAATCTGCAAGTTGCCTAATCAGCTCCTAGAATCGAGCTAGTTTTTCGCCCTACTCACTCGTCGGCCTACTTGCTTGCTTACTTTCTAACCTCGGTAAACCCCTTGGCCTTGGCCCTCCTTCACGCGATCTTACCCTCCTTCACTCGACTTAACAGGGATTACAAGGAGATCGTTAACTATACACGTTCCATGGTTTCCACTGGCTATGATCATGCAGTCATTCAAATATTACGTGTCGCAGCCACGCAACGCGACCGGGAACTTGTTCAAAAACCAATACCGCCACAATTAAGACGAATAGATTTTAACGCGAAAACGCTTATCACCGCCCGTGAAATGTGGAGTGGTTTTAAAAGCAACTAAAAAGTTCTGCAAATCTACCAGTTGTATTTTACTCGTTAAACCACGTCAGGGAGAGCTaccaaatttttttaaatatttgaatttcttgGAATACTTGCGCTGTTCCTGGCACCTACGTCCGCTCCCAATTCAATCATTCGGTCGAGCAATCCCGTGCGATTGTCTTTTACTGCGTACATCAATGGTGTCATGCCCGTTGcctgaaaattaaaaatgtatatcgagCAGTGATTGAGATAGAGGCAACGAGCTCTTTCGTTAacgagaattttcttttttgactAACCGGGTCCATGATACTAGCGAGAGGAAGGAGGGGACCATCTTCTCCGACGCTCTGTACCGCCTTCTCCAGAGATTTGAGCAGCTGGTCCACCGGTGCCCATTCTCCACGCGCGGCAAGCCCGAGGAGTTTTTGTGCGGCTTCCCTGCTGGTTGCTCCTGCCGATCCAGGTTTGCTTCCAGGTTGTGTCCCATCCGCGCTTGTTCCTCCGCCAGTGCTTCCCGTCGAGGCTGATCCTCCGGTCTCATCTTTGCTCACTGGGCTTTCCTCTTTGCTGGAGGGATTCTTTTTTTCGTCCTTCCCACCCGATGTCTTTTTACTGTTACTGCTCATGGTACTCCGTACAATCTCTCATCGTAGTCAACCGACATGTTTCACGTTTGAAGGACGACTTCGTTTTCCCACTCAAAAATCTATATCTCCACTTTTTTTAGCTTTGTTGTATTTAACTCTTAACGTTTATAAACCATTATACTGATAAATTGTTACTGATAAATTACTGATAAATTGTTGTTTCTGATATTTTCTAACAGTCGatagtgaaataaaaaagaaccgATGGTAGAGTTGGATGTTGGACGAACGATTTAGTTGGTCGGACGCGTGCTAACGCCGCGTTTATCCTGGCGATTCTGAAGACGTTACGTGGCTCGCGAAGGGTAGCCTTCCCTCGACCCTCTCGCTGCTCGTGCAGGATCGACCAATCACTGTCACGGTAGTGCGGGAATCCACAGGGTAACGATACACACCAGCAAAGAACAACTCGATTCAACCGGGTTGCACGGACGCGTATAACGTTGCCTAACTGGCTCACCCGCTAGCTACCGTAGCCCTCGCCCCGTTGGATACTTAGAAAATGCGGTAAACCGGTGGTGAACTCGGTGGTGGTAGCAGCGGCGGCAGTGGTGGTTTGGTAGAGCTGAGAAACCTACCACGAGAGTGGGGAGCAGAAGGTGGAACGGTGGTGCCATGGTCGACGTCGACACGCGACTTCCGGCGCGGAGCCAGCAGGCACGCCATCCGTCTATGTGGAGTCCTTCGATCTTAGACTTTAACCGCTGCTATCCTCCTTACTGCAACCGATTTACTTTTTTTAcgtatctttcatttttttacttgaacatatattttttcttttgcgtTCATATCTTAACATTCCAAAGGAGGAGCTTGATCGATGTTTCAAATGaacatgaaataaattcttacaaacataaattaaatttaatatgactTACAAAACGTGTTATAGACCTTCAAATGAAGATacagatatatgtatacatgtatgcCGCCTTATTGTAGAGTGAGATAACTGCACTTGGTAATTCAATCGGAACTcgtttatacatatgtagtaTATAGCACAGTTGTGTAATTGAATCATGCAAGATAACTTCGTCGCCTTATAGAAAAAAAGCTTATTAGTAGAGTATTATAAATCAAGTGCACAAAAGCGTTAAGAGTAATATTAAGTGGACTTTGGTATTTTGAATAGTTAACAGTGTGTATGCGGTTGAGAGATAAACATACAGAGATAAGTATTACCTATACgtagataaaatattccaacataGTTCGTCTTGAAGGCAGGCTCTCAGTGTTATCTCAGCAGCCGTAAAGTGCGTATTGATTTGAGAAGCTATAAATCGAAGAAATGTTTCGTTTTTACATTACAAGAAATTCGTTTTTCTTCCCAGCTACTAGTTACCGCGTATATCACAAAAATGTTGCTAATGTGAAACATTCATTGCTTGGTgagtaacaaaatatttatcaaaaatatacataactgacacgaaaaaaaaaaaaaaaacaagacaTCTAAGAGTATTTATCAAACGTTTTATGTAGTAAATCCTCGAAGTTCTTGGAAATTATGCAACATATCGAGTCAACGATTATTTCACGAAAACCAAGATAAGCTGGCACACATGCTACAGCATGGGAGTGTACCATTGATCGATGAACCCATAGGAAAATTAATCGGGACGGCTGCAGAAAGGTGGCCTGATCGAGAGTGTGTGGTGTCTCTACATCAGGATATACGATTGACGTTTTCCGATGTCATTCAGCGTGCCGATCGTTTGGCTGCCGGTTTAATGAAATTGGGTATGAAGCCCGGCGATCGTCTCGGACTATGGGGTCCCAACGACGTCGAATGGTTAATTACCTACATGTGCGCCTGCAGAGCGGGTTTAATTCTTGTTGCTATCAATCCTAACTATCAAATGGATGAGCTTACCCACTGTATACAAAAGGTCGGCGTAAAGGCTGTGATATCACCTGACAATTTTAAAACACAGGATTATCCACGCATGCTACTTCAAGTCCAGCAAATGTATCCCACTTTGGAACATATAATTATCTATTCGAAGGATCACGTGACGTAAGGAAATATTCAGTCAACGTCTAACATGGTTGTCTACACTTCCTAAGTTCTAATCATGAGATGGATGTTCTTCTGAGTCAACGCGTGTGACTCTATCTCTCGCGAATGATGTATTCGAGTTTCCTTTGAATTTCGTCTAATTTAAGCGAGGGAATGGATAATGTGCAATAACTCTTGCTATCCGGCAACGACGGGTCGATAAAGGAACAAGTTAGACGCGACGAAATATACGTAAATCCTTTGTTCTTAGGAAACGCGATCGGATCGAGTCGTTAGCGGTGGTCGACAAGCATCCCTCTGAGGTAAATTCGTCGCGGTTGGTCATTCCTGGTGATAAGTAGGCGCGGACGAGGTCGAACAGGGGTGAAATTTTAACGTATTCTCGCACTTGCTCTGGTGCGATCTGTTAATTCATGAATATCGCGTGTAGTAAAACGCGGCAACAATCGACGTACAGTCCCTATACGAtttagttgttggaataatcGCTAGGTCAGACTAAGTATACCGCCGCGACCGTATAAACGATTTGTATGTGCCACGCGACACTGTTGTCccttttgttttcatttcgttGATTCGAATCGGATCTCATGGGCGAGATATTCGATCAAACGTCTAACGAACCGCAAACCGATAATCATTCGGCCGAACGAGCGGAAACGAATTAACCCAAACGCTTGGTAATTTCCTAAATGCGCGACCTCGAGTCCCTCCTCCCGTGATTTCAAGCCACAATCAGGCCAGTCGTACCGATTGACAATTCGATTGATAGTTTTGCGTCGCCCTTGCACGGTCGATCTATTTTCAATTGTGTCTCGTAACTTTCAAAGTTTTGTCTGATCATCGAGTGGATTTGATTAATAATCTCTTTCCGTGAAAAGGAATCACTGACGAGCAATTAGGTTAATGGTCAGTCGCTGCTTTGTAGTCTATTACGCACACTTCGATTCCGTTTCTAACATGCATTACCACCTTgtcgcgatcgatcgatggatcGGCTAACGCGTTTCTAAATTGTTGCAGTGGGACTCGCCGCTTTATCGATGTGGAGCAGCTCGCAACCAGAATCGAGACGCAGCGGATCGCAGCAGAGCAGGACCAAATATCTTGTCACGAtggtaataatatacaattcaCTTCAGGAACCACTGGCAGACCAAAAGCTACGTTGTTATCACATAGGTCTGTGATGAACAACTCGAAACAGGTATAATACTATCGCCAGCAATTATCTCAATGATGTCTGATCGAATCTTTATCGCAGTACCTTTCTTGGACTTCAATCGTTTAGGCTGCCGTAAGAACAGAGTTCACCGTCGACCACAAGGTTTGCCTAAACGTTCCATTCTTTCATGTGTTTGGCATTATTAAAGGGTTGATGTGCATGCTTCACGCGGGTATCACACTCGTGTTACCAGCTCGTTCATTTAATCCTGTGAAATCATTGGAGGCGATAGTACGTGAGAAGTGCAATGTCGCTTACGGAACTCCAACAATGTGGGTAAGGAAAAGATTCGAAAGTTTCACatgataaatgaataaaattttcgtttattcgttGTAAATAAGTATTAGTGttgtatattgttatttacaaCAGATCAATCTATTGGACGTTCAACAACGACTTCAACCGCCACCAATAACATTAGCCTGTGGCATCACCGGTGGTGCTCCGGCGTCGCCGGAgcttttcaaaaaaataagaaaatgctTCAATTTTGACAACATGAAGGTAGGGATCAGATGTGATGAGAAAAATGTAGAGCCACGAGTGTAGAATCATGTTATCATAACATTAACATTttgatcgtttcttttttaaccgTTTGAACAAGCGCGTGCGAGCGCGCGTGTATGTCGAAGTAATCGTGTTTGCGACCGTATAGTTGAACAGTTTACTATGTCCGTCGTAAAAATCAAGCAtgtacgtataacgtacatgatcttaattgtaaaattaaattgtcgGTTGAATTTCCTTCGATagatacaattttcaaaattcatgCGAACGTTAGCAGGATATAGGAATCGACGAAGGTCGTCGACACGACGACAGGGTTGTACTTAATTCGGCCCGACATAACGCGTCGCGTTTCCAGCGTTATCTATGCACATATCTTGCACGGGCAACTCCTCGGTTCGTATGCATAAATACGATTCTGCGAGgagaaatatcgtttcttgGCCTCGATCAATAACGTTCTCTTTCGTGAAATCGGGCTCCGAGGTTCTTGGTATGTCGTGAATCGCTGATATTCATATTCTCTCTTTCAAACTTACGAATTACTGATTCGCCATGTTTGACAGACGATCTACGGGCTGACGGAGACAACGGCGGTCATCTTCCAGACGCTGCCCAACGAAAGTAACGAATTGACAGAGAAAACAGTAGGCCATTTGGCCGATCACGTTGAAGCTATGGTAACAAAAAAATCGTACGAAATTCGGTATTTGTTATTTACGaagtaaatctttttttaattaaattttttctttattgaaaAGATCGTCGATGAGAATGGGAACACCGTGCCATACGGTACTCGCGGCGAACTTTGGATTCGAGGTTACTGCACCATGATGAAATATTGGAACGACAAAGAGGCAACCGAGAAGACTCTTACCAAAGATGGATGGTTAATGACTGGTGATCAATTCGTCTTAAGATCAGATGGTTATGGACAGATAGTCGGGAGACTGAAAGACATGATAATTCGGGGAGGAGAGAACATTTTCCCAAAAGTATGTGTACATACCAATCattatgtttaattttgtttatttcccAAATCGTGTTCTAGGAGATCGAGGATGTATTGATGACACACCCCCTGGTGGCTGAGGCACAAGTTATAGGCGCCTACGATGAAGTGTACGGGGAGGAGGTATGCGCCTGCGTGCGTCTTCGAGAGGGCGCGAGTCTTAGAAAAGATGAATTGAGGGAATATTGTAAGGGTCGTATGGCGGCTTTTAAGATAccacgttatatagaattcgTAATGGAATATTCGAAAACAGCTAGTGGGAagatacagaaatataaactGAAGCAACAAATGGAAAGCAAAGGGGTAATTCCCACGAATTCGGACGAGAATACTACcgtttttattggaaaaaatgaaaaataatttattaatttcgtttaatttaagtaatgtttaattcaataattttgttcattctttagtttaataatttttaataaaatttttgtttaatgatattattatcttttaagaaGATGAAAAGGTAAACGCGGCATAATTCGGTGAGATATGTTCGTCGTGGTAGAGGACGCCACACGTTCGTTTGCCAAGTTATTGCCTACGAACTCGGTAATGTAGAAAACTATTCCAAGTGCggtcatataatatttaccaTCAATTCAGCGAAATACATATGTTAGTACATAAGTATACGTATTTTGTTCGAGTGAAGTTCGTATTGCATTTGTACATTCTTTTCTATGCAATAACTTTTATAGAAGTAATTTCAGGAACGATGAgtgaagaaaaaatacaaatgcgCATTGATCTTAGAAAATTAGCAACTTTATTTCGAAAGGTTAGCTTGCGGACCAGATAATCATCGAGCGGTAACATGATATCCAGGATCTCTTATTCGGATTCACATTTTCAACGACAGCACGTGTCAGAGCTGTTTTTACGCTTACGCAAAGCCTGGTGCTTGCCAACTGTCGCCGCGAAAAACGGGGATCGGTGATCGATGACATCGACACTATACCAGGAAGCGAAAGATAATGACGCGTGGCGtcgaaaaaaggaaggaagccTTGGAACGTGGAGATACGAAGCAGAGAACCGGTAAAGAGGAGCGAAGTCGAGCAAGAAGAGgaatgagaaaaagaaggagataAGGGTGGAGAAGAAAGAAGCCATCGAAATCCATGGATTCGAGAAGGGCACGTGTTTCAGGTGGCGTCTAATTGAGGATGGATGCCTCAGGCAACGAGTCTCGCTTCTCCAAGACTGGAAGACTTGGAAGAGGCGTGCATTACTGCGGCAGATGGTGGTCGTGATTGCAGCTGCTCCGCAACGAACACCTGCCGTTTTCTCCGTCTATCGAGATGGACGAAATCACTGTCCAGCCTCCTCCTACCCTCCTTTTTCTCCAACTTCGAGCTTGTCTTTTTCCAGTTTCCtccgttttcttcttcttctattgCTATCAGGTAAGAGAGTACATTTTGTCTGAAAAGAAACAGATGAAAATAGATATTAGATATCGATCGTTGTTTACTGGAACCTCTTGCGGCAATACAAATGTTTCCTCTTTCTCAGTGTAAAGTGTTTTATCTAGCTGGAGAGAAAGTGATTTTTGTCGCGTAGAATTGTTAAAGAGaaacgttttttaaatatcactgTCGTAAACGGGGCAGCAAAAACCGGTCGCAGATGGGTTGTAGTTGGATCGTCTAAGGAGTAGAAATTAATTCTGGCGAGGGGCCAGAATGTACGGGCACAGGACACGAAACACGGTTGGCGAAAGGATAGAGGCGAAAGGATGATAGTGGCATCGAAGTAAATTCAGCCGAGACAGATTCACGCGGAAAATTGTGCGCGAAAATTGGTGCACCGTGTACCGGCTCGACAGCCGGAATAGACGAGCGTGACCACGATTTCTCCTGTCGGGGAAAGGAGCTAACGAGCTGTCAAGTGTCACCCGAATCGAGTCCGTTCCGAGTCACCGATAAACGTCGATGCAGCGTCGCCATGGTGGTTCCTCTCCTTTGGCAGATGGTCCGCCTTTCCTCTATCGCCCGAGCTGTACTTCGTGAGATAGatcgaattttctttcgagCTGAAGATATAATCGATTCGTCTTTCGTCGTGGCTCGATTTCCGCCAGAGGTTGACGACGCGTATTGAACAATAAAAGACCGG
Coding sequences:
- the LOC132910037 gene encoding serine/threonine-protein phosphatase 6 regulatory ankyrin repeat subunit A isoform X5; its protein translation is MSSNSKKTSGGKDEKKNPSSKEESPVSKDETGGSASTGSTGGGTSADGTQPGSKPGSAGATSREAAQKLLGLAARGEWAPVDQLLKSLEKAVQSVGEDGPLLPLASIMDPATGMTPLMYAVKDNRTGLLDRMIELGADVGARNSDNYNALHIAAMYSREDVVKLLLSKRGVDPYATGGPRQQTAVHLVASRQTGTATSILRALLAAAGRDIRLKVDGKGKIPLLLAVEAGNQSMCRELLAQQAPDQLRATTTKGDSALHLAARRRDIDMVRILVDYGATVDMQNGDGQTALHIASAEGDETLVKYFYGVRASASITDHQDRTPMHLAAENGHASIIELLADKFKASIFERTKDGSTLMHIASLNGHSECATMLFKKGVYLHMPNKRGARSIHTAAKYGHVGIISTLLQRGEKVDATTNDNYTALHIAVENAKPAVVETLLGYGAEVHVRGGKLRETPLHIAARVPDGDRCALMLLKSGAGPNLTTDDGQTPVHVAASHGNLTTLLLLLEDGGDPMYKSKNGETPLHLACRGCKADVVRHLIEFVKERKGPETATAYVNSLTNEGASALHYAAQIEPSEVEIPGDDRAVIRALLEGGADVSLQTKQAQESAFHHCALAGNNEVLTEMISGMSATEVQKALNRQSAVGWTPLLIAAHRGHMELVTTLLANHARVDVFDLEGRSALHLAAEHGYLQVCDALLANKAFINSKSRVGRTALHLAAMNGYSHLVKFLVQDHGAAIDVLTLRKQTPLHLAAGAGQLEVCKLLLELGASIDATDDQGQKPIHAAAMNNYAEVAQLFLQRHPSLVMACTKDGNTCAHIAAMQGSVRVIEELMKFDRQGVISARNKLTEATPLQLAAEGGHAEVVKALVRAGASCADENRAGFTAVHLAAQHGHGQVLEVMRSSQSLRISSKKLGVTALHVAAYFGQADTVRELLTNIPGTVKSDPPTGGSLVGELGSESGMTPLHLAAYSGNENVVRLLLNSAGVQVEAATTENGFNPLHLACFGGHITVVGLLLSRSAELLHSSDRYGKTGLHIAANHGHYQMVEVLLGQGAEINATDKNGWTPLHCAARAGYLDVVKLLVESGASPKSETNLGSAPIWFAASEGHNDVLKYLMEKEHDTYALMEDKRFVYNMMVCSKSHNNKPIEEFVLVSPAPVDTAAKLSNIYMKLSEKEKERAKDLIAAGKQCEAMATELLALAAGADSAGRILTSMDRRNVEFLDVLIENEQKEVIAHTVVQRYLQELWQGSLNWNAFRTILLFVAFLICPPVWVVFALPLGHKYNNVPIIKFMSYLTSHIYLMVFLLLVGIIPIYPVVRPSLLPYWYEWCLLVMLSGLLLFELTNPSDKSGLGWIKLAVLLFGICGVAFHLMGFVLVQRQYWPTLLYLRNQLFALSFLLACVQILDFLSFHHLFGPWAIIIGNLMKDLARFLAVLAIFVFGFSMHFVALNQAFKNQSTQEMREDKKKKGAFYDVKVNPIDITENLFFAIFGQKDTDDFTISLKRKMQPNWTIYFFKISFSLYMLVSVIVLINLLIAMMSDTYQSIQSQSDIEWKYGLSKLIRKMQKTRTAPSPLNLVTSWISYIGRACKNRSRERKTGVMHLFTGHTFIQDNGVLSQQRDVINFPLLQSSPLENQLSLKDSIRIENAVKWDFVRQKYRIRFGNEIEKPLPEEPSTTNTNR
- the LOC132910047 gene encoding medium-chain acyl-CoA ligase ACSF2, mitochondrial, whose product is MFRFYITRNSFFFPATSYRVYHKNVANVKHSLLVNPRSSWKLCNISSQRLFHENQDKLAHMLQHGSVPLIDEPIGKLIGTAAERWPDRECVVSLHQDIRLTFSDVIQRADRLAAGLMKLGMKPGDRLGLWGPNDVEWLITYMCACRAGLILVAINPNYQMDELTHCIQKVGVKAVISPDNFKTQDYPRMLLQVQQMYPTLEHIIIYSKDHVTGTRRFIDVEQLATRIETQRIAAEQDQISCHDGNNIQFTSGTTGRPKATLLSHRSVMNNSKQAAVRTEFTVDHKVCLNVPFFHVFGIIKGLMCMLHAGITLVLPARSFNPVKSLEAIVREKCNVAYGTPTMWINLLDVQQRLQPPPITLACGITGGAPASPELFKKIRKCFNFDNMKTIYGLTETTAVIFQTLPNESNELTEKTVGHLADHVEAMIVDENGNTVPYGTRGELWIRGYCTMMKYWNDKEATEKTLTKDGWLMTGDQFVLRSDGYGQIVGRLKDMIIRGGENIFPKEIEDVLMTHPLVAEAQVIGAYDEVYGEEVCACVRLREGASLRKDELREYCKGRMAAFKIPRYIEFVMEYSKTASGKIQKYKLKQQMESKGVIPTNSDENTTVFIGKNEK